In one Chroicocephalus ridibundus chromosome Z, bChrRid1.1, whole genome shotgun sequence genomic region, the following are encoded:
- the LOC134509063 gene encoding monocarboxylate transporter 13-like produces the protein MRAKDSNPPDGGYGWVVVVSAFMVMGLTAAVLKTFGLFFVEIQQHFDELASTTSWITSVTIATFHLGAPVASSLCVRYTHRAVVITGGLLAFSGMALGFLGLNMVWMYATTGFLQGLGISFSWTPAISIVSHYFSKKRALANAIASAGECAFAFTFGPFFQWLISQYGWKGALLIIGGIQLNICVCGILMRPLASSCLLEASHSEIETPRGSGASRIDEEDKPPITHKTFNWMLVRQPEFVLYAIFGILAAMSFFVPPLFLVPLSYSLGIDESWTASLLSILAMVDFAGRLLCGWYANLHVTKTVHLLTMTITLISTSLMLLPLANNYLSLAIFTGFYGFFFGTTVAVHITVLADVVGMPDFDSALGLFMLIRSTGGFVGPPLAGLIVDMAGDYRAGFYMAGATLVLSAGFLVTLDQLQQRKGRGSQTNTKPEKSTLPYPSLHLLKLQNRRYQEHDVVV, from the exons ATGCGGGCCAAAGACAGCAATCCACCAGATGGTGGCTATGGATGGGTTGTAGTGGTGTCAGCCTTCATGGTGATGGGCCTCACTGCTGCCGTCCTCAAGACTTTTGGTCTGTTCTTTGTCGAAATCCAGCAGCACTTTGATGAACTTGCAAGCACCACTTCCTGGATCACATCAGTAACTATTGCCACCTTTCATTTAGGAG CTCCTGTTGCCAGCTCACTATGTGTACGATACACCCATCGGGCCGTTGTGATCACGGGAGGACTCCTGGCCTTTTCAGGAATGGCACTAGGATTTCTTGGACTCAACATGGTCTGGATGTATGCAACGACTGGCTTCCTGCAGG GACTTGGAATTTCCTTTTCGTGGACACCAGCCATTAGCATTGTTAGCCATTATTTCTCCAAGAAAAGAGCTTTGGCCAATGCTATTGCCAGTGCCGGAGAATGTGCCTTTGCATTCACGTTTGGACCATTTTTCCAGTGGTTGATTAGTCAATATGGATGGAAAGGTGCTCTCTTGATCATAGGTGGCATCCAACTCAATATTTGTGTCTGTGGAATATTGATGCGACCCCTGGCAAGCAGCTGCCTCCTTGAGGCGAGCCATTCTGAAATTGAGACACCACGTGGCAGTGGTGCATCTAGGATAGACGAAGAAGATAAGCCTCCCATCACACATAAAACCTTCAACTGGATGCTTGTGAGGCAACCGGAGTTTGTACTTTATGCCATTTTTGGCATATTAGCTGCTATGAGTTTTTTTGTTCCTCCATTATTTTTAGTTCCACTTAGCTACAGCCTGGGAATAGATGAATCGTGGACTGCATCCCTCCTGTCCATTTTGGCTATGGTGGACTTTGCAGGAAGACTGCTATGTGGCTGGTATGCCAATCTCCACGTTACCAAAACTGTTCATTTGCTGACAATGACAATTACGCTCATCAGTACTTCCCTGATGCTGTTGCCACTGGCTAACAATTACCTGTCCTTGGCAATATTCACTGGCTTCTATGGATTCTTCTTTGGTACAACAGTCGCCGTTCACATTACAGTGCTAGCAGATGTTGTAGGCATGCCAGATTTTGACAGTGCTCTAGGGCTTTTCATGCTCATTCGAAGCACGGGAGGTTTTGTGGGGCCTCCTCTTGCTG GTCTGATCGTGGACATGGCTGGAGATTACAGAGCAGGCTTCTACATGGCAGGAGCCACTCTTGTCCTGTCAGCTGGATTTTTAGTTACTTTAGATCAGCTccaacagagaaaaggaagaggaagccaGACTAATACTAAACCAGAAAAGTCAACATTACCCTACCCTTCCCTCCATCTCCTGAAACTTCAAAACAGAAGGTATCAAGAACACGATGTAGTGGTGTGA